From one Candidatus Neomarinimicrobiota bacterium genomic stretch:
- a CDS encoding pyruvate, phosphate dikinase has product MGQRKKLLQYVYFFGDSKADGTAAMKELLGGKGANLAEMTNLGIPVPPGFSITTEVCTYYYANEKNFPPELQNQVEEAISKTEEIMDLNFGDPGNPLLMSVRSGARISMPGMMETVLNVGLTSKTIPGLIEKSGNSQFVYDAYRRLIMMYSDVVMEKAGGVEPNNGIPIREQLEKFIDQRKAEKGVTQDTELDGDDWKELSELFKTTVKDVLGSEFPDDPHEQLWGSISAVFQSWNGKRAISYRRIEGIPEEWGTAVNVQTMVFGNMGDDCATGVGFTRNPATGENQFFGEWLSNAQGEDVVAGIRTPNPINQWGRTKKNRELPTLHEAMPSIYDELDGIRSNLEKHYNDMQDIEFTIESGRLWMLQTRVGKRNGMAAVKMATDMLSEGLIDKKTAVGRVKPSQLDELLHPMVDSEAEVTATRLADGLPAGPGGATGQIVFTADDAEAWAKDGKKVILVRNETSPEDVHGMHAAEAILTAKGGMTSHAALVARGWGKCCVVGCGVLNIDSRSKKMTVDRRTLNEGDVITLNGTKGVVYLGELALAQVDLSENESFNRLMEIADDFRTLGIRTNAERPEDAAQARAFGAQGIGLCRTEHMFFDPERILAIREMIVAENEQARRKAVMKLLPFQREDFYEILKTMHDFPVTIRLLDPPLHEFVTLAEDQIEELAGELGTDEEKLKARIDALHELNPMLGHRGCRLGIAYPEITEMQARAIFEATAQLTKEGVNALPEVMIPLVGTQAEYDHQETIVRKVAEKVKNETNIEYPYLVGTMIEIPRACLTADEIARKAEFFSFGTNDLTQTTFGFSRDDIGGFLPAYLEKGILPEDPFQSLDQSGVGLLMEMAVEKGRGENGELKIGICGEHGGDPASIHFCYRIGLDYVSCSPFRVPIARLAAAQAVIENN; this is encoded by the coding sequence TTGGGCCAGAGGAAAAAACTTTTGCAATACGTATACTTTTTCGGAGACTCAAAAGCAGACGGCACCGCCGCAATGAAAGAACTGCTCGGTGGCAAAGGGGCTAACTTAGCAGAGATGACAAACCTGGGGATTCCAGTCCCGCCCGGTTTCAGCATTACCACGGAAGTGTGCACTTATTATTATGCAAATGAGAAAAACTTTCCGCCTGAATTACAGAATCAGGTGGAGGAGGCTATTTCTAAAACTGAGGAAATTATGGACCTCAATTTTGGTGACCCGGGAAATCCCCTCCTCATGTCCGTCCGTTCCGGTGCCCGTATTTCCATGCCTGGAATGATGGAGACAGTGCTGAATGTAGGTCTTACTTCAAAAACTATTCCGGGGCTTATAGAAAAATCCGGCAACTCCCAATTTGTCTACGATGCCTACCGGCGCCTTATAATGATGTATTCAGATGTGGTCATGGAGAAAGCCGGCGGAGTGGAACCTAATAACGGGATTCCCATACGGGAGCAGCTGGAGAAATTCATTGACCAGCGGAAAGCAGAGAAAGGTGTAACCCAAGATACGGAATTGGACGGTGACGACTGGAAAGAGCTCTCAGAACTCTTCAAAACCACGGTGAAAGATGTTCTGGGAAGTGAGTTCCCCGATGATCCTCATGAACAATTATGGGGCAGTATTAGTGCCGTGTTCCAATCCTGGAACGGGAAAAGGGCCATCTCCTATCGCCGTATTGAAGGCATCCCAGAAGAGTGGGGAACAGCTGTTAATGTGCAGACAATGGTGTTTGGCAACATGGGTGACGACTGCGCCACCGGTGTTGGTTTCACCCGGAACCCTGCTACAGGGGAGAACCAGTTCTTTGGTGAATGGCTTTCCAATGCCCAGGGTGAAGATGTTGTAGCGGGCATCCGGACTCCCAACCCCATCAACCAGTGGGGACGGACGAAAAAAAACAGGGAGCTTCCCACCCTTCATGAGGCCATGCCCTCGATCTATGATGAGTTGGACGGGATCCGGTCAAACTTGGAAAAACATTACAACGATATGCAGGATATCGAGTTCACCATTGAGAGCGGCCGCCTCTGGATGCTCCAGACACGGGTAGGCAAACGGAATGGCATGGCCGCCGTAAAGATGGCCACAGATATGCTTTCTGAAGGGCTCATTGACAAAAAGACAGCCGTGGGCCGTGTAAAACCGTCCCAACTGGATGAGCTTCTTCACCCTATGGTGGATTCGGAAGCGGAAGTGACAGCCACAAGGCTGGCGGATGGTCTGCCGGCGGGGCCCGGCGGGGCCACAGGTCAGATAGTGTTTACGGCGGACGACGCCGAGGCCTGGGCCAAGGACGGAAAAAAGGTCATCCTTGTCCGTAATGAAACATCACCGGAAGATGTTCACGGCATGCACGCCGCCGAAGCCATTCTCACAGCCAAGGGAGGTATGACTAGCCACGCTGCACTGGTAGCCCGAGGATGGGGTAAATGCTGCGTGGTGGGGTGTGGCGTCCTGAACATTGACAGCCGCAGTAAAAAAATGACGGTAGATAGGCGGACCCTGAATGAAGGAGATGTAATCACCCTCAACGGTACAAAAGGTGTGGTCTATTTGGGTGAGCTGGCCCTGGCACAGGTCGACCTCAGTGAAAATGAATCTTTTAACAGACTCATGGAAATTGCAGATGACTTCCGGACACTGGGCATCCGGACAAACGCTGAAAGACCTGAAGACGCAGCCCAGGCCCGTGCTTTCGGCGCCCAGGGTATAGGTCTTTGCCGGACAGAGCACATGTTCTTTGACCCGGAGAGAATCCTTGCCATACGGGAAATGATCGTGGCTGAAAATGAACAGGCCCGCCGTAAAGCTGTTATGAAACTTCTCCCCTTCCAACGGGAAGATTTCTACGAGATCCTGAAAACAATGCATGATTTTCCAGTCACAATCCGGCTGCTGGATCCTCCGTTGCATGAATTCGTCACTTTGGCTGAAGACCAAATAGAGGAGTTGGCAGGAGAACTGGGAACGGATGAAGAAAAACTGAAGGCCAGAATTGACGCTCTTCATGAATTGAACCCCATGCTAGGGCACCGCGGATGCCGTTTGGGGATTGCCTACCCCGAGATTACTGAAATGCAGGCGAGGGCCATTTTTGAGGCCACCGCACAGCTTACCAAAGAGGGAGTCAATGCACTGCCGGAAGTGATGATTCCACTGGTGGGAACGCAGGCTGAATATGATCATCAAGAAACTATCGTGCGGAAAGTAGCAGAGAAAGTAAAGAACGAAACTAATATTGAGTACCCCTACCTCGTGGGGACCATGATTGAGATCCCGAGAGCATGTCTCACCGCTGATGAGATTGCCCGCAAAGCTGAGTTCTTCTCTTTCGGCACTAATGATCTTACACAGACCACTTTCGGTTTTTCCCGGGACGACATCGGCGGTTTCCTGCCGGCTTACCTTGAAAAAGGCATCTTACCGGAAGATCCCTTTCAGTCGTTGGACCAGTCAGGTGTGGGGCTGCTCATGGAGATGGCAGTAGAAAAAGGTCGCGGTGAAAACGGTGAACTAAAGATCGGTATCTGTGGTGAGCATGGTGGTGATCCCGCCTCCATACATTTCTGCTACAGGATAGGTCTGGACTACGTGAGCTGTTCACCTTTCCGAGTCCCCATTGCCCGTCTTGCCGCTGCCCAGGCGGTGATTGAAAATAATTAG
- a CDS encoding M28 family peptidase, whose amino-acid sequence MKILTVTAFPFSCLLAQAGIYFSPTFDIEEARSGMASISSTGLEAHLTFLASDVTEGRATGEPGLQIAAEYIASQFRRLGLTPLGPDKSYFQRYELVKTKLGSDNELSLLVDHGSGSVRERFQYGEDFFVSPRGLTASMEVQAPVVFGGYGITAKEHQYDDYATINVKNSVILIIDGEPELDNPSRFNGSKDTRYADLRQKLDAAKKNGAAAILVASNPKSDELFSDKFKRWKSWLRREGMSLPTSESTVPVLTISETTADRIVATSGKTVRELQVELEAEGRSNSQALSGSYVRLNVDLEKEAIASQNVAGYFPGSDSFIGHETVVISAHYDHVGKNAEGKIYYGADDNGTGTSALMEIAEAVVKNKNGPRRGFLFLAVSGEERGLLGSKHYARKPLIPLNNTVADLNIDMVGRNAPDSIYIIGSNMISQDLHEINEYAASSLDDISLNYRYNSKDDPERFYYRSDHYNFAQYGIPIIFYFAGTHEDYHKPTDTVDKINFNKLAKVSRLVYLTGWSVANNDIRPRKNAGQLPKLPDQIKY is encoded by the coding sequence GTGAAAATTCTTACTGTTACAGCCTTTCCCTTCTCCTGCCTGCTGGCTCAGGCGGGAATCTATTTTTCACCCACGTTTGACATTGAGGAAGCCCGCAGTGGAATGGCGTCTATCTCAAGCACTGGCCTCGAGGCACACCTCACTTTTTTAGCGTCTGATGTTACAGAAGGCAGAGCCACCGGCGAACCGGGACTTCAGATCGCGGCCGAATATATCGCCTCCCAGTTCAGGCGCCTGGGCCTCACACCCCTTGGTCCCGACAAATCATACTTCCAGCGATATGAGCTGGTAAAAACAAAATTGGGAAGCGATAATGAACTTTCCCTCCTTGTAGATCACGGGAGCGGTTCTGTCCGGGAGCGGTTCCAGTACGGCGAGGATTTTTTCGTCTCTCCCCGAGGATTGACGGCCAGTATGGAAGTGCAGGCGCCTGTTGTGTTTGGCGGGTACGGCATTACGGCCAAGGAGCACCAGTATGACGATTATGCCACAATAAATGTGAAGAATTCCGTTATCCTCATTATAGACGGTGAGCCGGAGCTAGACAATCCGAGCCGGTTCAACGGCTCAAAAGATACCCGGTATGCGGACCTTAGACAAAAGCTAGACGCCGCAAAAAAGAATGGTGCCGCCGCCATACTTGTGGCCTCTAATCCCAAATCCGATGAACTTTTTTCCGACAAGTTCAAGCGGTGGAAAAGCTGGCTCCGACGGGAGGGCATGTCACTCCCCACATCAGAATCCACTGTCCCTGTCTTAACCATTTCCGAGACAACGGCGGATCGGATCGTGGCCACTTCAGGCAAAACAGTGAGAGAACTCCAGGTGGAGCTGGAGGCAGAAGGAAGATCCAACAGCCAGGCACTGTCAGGAAGTTACGTGCGACTCAATGTGGATCTGGAAAAAGAGGCCATCGCATCACAGAATGTGGCAGGCTATTTCCCAGGGAGCGACAGCTTTATTGGGCACGAGACAGTTGTTATCTCCGCCCATTACGACCATGTAGGGAAAAATGCGGAAGGAAAGATTTACTATGGTGCTGATGATAATGGCACAGGAACTTCCGCTCTCATGGAAATCGCCGAAGCTGTGGTAAAGAATAAAAACGGGCCAAGACGAGGATTTCTTTTCCTGGCTGTTTCTGGTGAGGAAAGAGGGCTTTTAGGGTCAAAGCATTACGCCAGAAAGCCGCTTATTCCCCTTAATAACACAGTTGCTGATCTCAATATTGATATGGTGGGAAGGAATGCTCCGGACAGTATCTATATTATCGGCTCCAACATGATCAGCCAGGATCTCCACGAGATTAACGAATACGCCGCCTCCAGTTTGGATGATATCTCCCTCAACTATCGGTACAACTCCAAGGATGATCCTGAAAGATTTTACTACAGGAGTGACCACTACAACTTTGCCCAGTACGGTATCCCCATCATTTTCTATTTCGCCGGGACACATGAGGATTATCACAAACCGACGGACACGGTTGACAAGATCAACTTTAATAAACTGGCAAAAGTGTCCCGTCTCGTCTACCTCACTGGGTGGAGTGTTGCCAACAATGACATCCGGCCGAGAAAAAACGCCGGCCAGCTTCCAAAACTTCCCGATCAGATCAAATACTGA
- a CDS encoding amidase, which yields MNKNRTILFSYLVPFLFFLACAPMKSAREEKTQDADFTKLDIMASQRMLGLDFTAEEIDTMYNYLLRNRANYDTMRTFPLDYSDLPVIQFNPHPTGFQVSVDQKPVTWKIPDGVSLPEDSNDLAFYSVMELAALVQSQQITSVQLTQFFLKRLKKYDPILKAVITLTEDRAMKSAHQADEEITAGNYRGPLHGIPYGVKDVIAVEGYKTTWGSEPYKDQVIEETATVVKKLDAAGAVLVAKLTSGALARGDVWFGGKTISPWDTTQGSSGSSAGPAAATAAGLVPFALGTETWGSIVSPSTRCGVTGLRPTYGRVSRTGVMVLSWSMDKVGPICRSATDCAIVFDTIRGKDKKDPTTTEASFNNFWASPGQELRVGYLEEAFKKDTTDSGANGRAALAVFTNMGIELKPVKLPEDFPFRTFDIILRAEAGAFFDELLLSNRDDLMVEQTKRSRVNSLRQSRFIPAVEYLQANRHRGRLIEAMHELMKDYDVIISPQRGGNQTLITNLTGHPALSIPAGFDKKGRPTSIILVGNLYDEASLLEVARKFQKETDFESAHPPLFSGS from the coding sequence ATGAATAAAAACAGAACCATTCTGTTTTCATACTTGGTCCCTTTTCTCTTTTTCTTAGCCTGTGCACCCATGAAAAGTGCAAGAGAGGAGAAAACCCAGGATGCAGATTTCACCAAATTAGATATAATGGCATCTCAGCGCATGTTGGGGCTTGACTTCACTGCGGAGGAGATTGACACTATGTATAATTATCTCCTCCGCAACCGTGCCAATTACGACACCATGCGAACATTTCCTCTAGATTACAGTGATCTGCCGGTGATACAGTTCAACCCTCATCCCACCGGTTTCCAAGTCTCCGTGGATCAGAAACCGGTCACCTGGAAAATTCCCGATGGCGTATCCTTGCCGGAGGACAGTAATGACCTCGCCTTCTATTCCGTTATGGAACTGGCCGCTCTGGTGCAGTCACAACAAATCACTTCCGTACAACTAACACAATTTTTCCTTAAACGGTTGAAAAAGTACGACCCCATACTCAAGGCGGTTATCACCTTAACGGAAGACCGAGCCATGAAAAGTGCCCACCAAGCCGATGAAGAGATTACCGCTGGCAACTACCGGGGCCCACTCCATGGCATCCCCTACGGGGTGAAGGATGTTATTGCTGTGGAAGGATACAAGACCACCTGGGGATCTGAACCTTACAAAGACCAGGTGATTGAAGAGACGGCAACAGTGGTAAAAAAACTGGACGCCGCCGGTGCCGTGCTGGTGGCCAAACTCACTTCCGGGGCCCTAGCCCGGGGCGATGTCTGGTTTGGGGGGAAAACTATTTCCCCTTGGGACACCACACAAGGGAGCAGCGGTTCCTCCGCCGGCCCAGCCGCAGCAACAGCCGCTGGGCTGGTTCCTTTTGCTTTAGGGACAGAGACCTGGGGGTCCATCGTCTCTCCCTCTACACGGTGCGGAGTGACGGGTCTTAGACCCACCTACGGCCGTGTGAGCAGAACGGGCGTCATGGTCCTCTCCTGGTCCATGGACAAAGTAGGCCCCATCTGTCGCTCTGCTACGGACTGTGCCATTGTATTTGATACTATTCGAGGTAAGGATAAAAAAGATCCTACGACCACTGAAGCCTCTTTCAATAATTTCTGGGCCAGCCCTGGTCAGGAATTAAGGGTCGGTTATCTAGAAGAGGCTTTTAAAAAGGACACCACAGATTCAGGAGCAAACGGCCGGGCCGCTCTGGCGGTGTTTACTAATATGGGTATTGAACTTAAGCCGGTGAAACTCCCGGAAGATTTTCCTTTCCGTACCTTCGATATTATACTGAGGGCTGAGGCTGGTGCTTTCTTTGATGAGTTGTTACTCTCTAACAGAGATGACCTCATGGTTGAACAGACGAAACGTTCCCGAGTCAACTCCCTGAGGCAGTCCCGTTTTATTCCCGCTGTTGAGTACCTCCAAGCCAACCGTCACCGGGGCAGGCTCATTGAGGCCATGCATGAGCTGATGAAAGATTATGATGTGATCATTTCACCCCAGCGGGGCGGCAACCAGACCCTTATTACCAACCTAACGGGCCACCCAGCACTATCTATCCCAGCCGGGTTTGATAAAAAGGGAAGGCCAACAAGCATTATTCTTGTGGGTAATCTTTATGATGAAGCATCCCTTCTGGAAGTGGCACGGAAGTTTCAGAAGGAGACAGATTTTGAGAGTGCCCACCCACCGCTTTTCAGCGGATCATAA